From Equus asinus isolate D_3611 breed Donkey chromosome 14, EquAss-T2T_v2, whole genome shotgun sequence, one genomic window encodes:
- the LOC139040238 gene encoding cytochrome P450 3A12-like, which yields MLSFLFFPTALFPFLRPVYEALNISVFPKSVTDFFIKSVKRMKESRLKNKETNRVDFLQLMINSQNSKEMDTHKALSDLELVAQSIVFIFAGYETTSTSLSFLMYLLATHPDVQQKLQKEIDVTFPNKVPPTYDALLQMDYLDMVLNESLRLFPVAGRLQRICKKDVELNGVFIPKRTLVTVPTFVLHRASEFWPEPEEFRPERYRAPGKGNRL from the exons atgctttcttttctctttttccctacagctctctttccatttcttcgcCCAGTTTATGAAGCATTAAATATCAGTGTGTTTCCAAAAAGTGTAACTGATTTTTtcataaaatctgtaaaaaggatgaaagaaagtcgcctcaaaaataaagaaacg AACCGAGTGGATTTTCTTCAGTTGATGATTAACTCCCAGAATTCCAAAGAAATGGACACCCATAAAG CTCTGTCTGATCTCGAGCTTGTAGCCCAAtctattgtgtttatttttgctggCTATGAGACTACGAgcacttctctttccttccttatgtATCTTTTGGCCACTCACCCTGATGTCCAGCAGAAGCTGCAGAAGGAGATTGATGTGACTTTCCCCAATAAG gtACCTCCCACCTATGATGCCCTGCTACAGATGGACTATCTTGACATGGTGTTGAATGAATCTCTCAGATTATTCCCAGTTGCTGGTAGACTTCAGAGGATCTGTAAGAAAGATGTGGAACTCAATGGGGTGTTCATTCCCAAAAGGACACTGGTGACTGTGCCAACCTTTGTTCTTCACCGAGCCTCAGAGTTCTGGCCAGAGCCTGAAGAGTTTCGTCCTGAAAGGTACAGGGCCCCTGGAAAAGGGAACCGGCTCTGA